The Methanomethylovorans hollandica DSM 15978 genome includes a region encoding these proteins:
- the pyrH gene encoding UMP kinase: MLIALSVGGSILAKDLSPESFRAYAEVLKSLAKEHKLVVVTGGGVAARDYIRIARSLGANETESDYIGISITRLNAQLLITALGDDAYPEPPCDYKEAWKALSSGKIVVMGGVIPGQTTDAVTAIVAEYLQADLIVIATSVDGVYSADPKKDPNAVKYKTITAKELVNIVISTEMKAGSQSPVDPLAAKIIERSNINTIVMHGADPEKVADVIMQESIGSTSKEVHLGTRIVG; this comes from the coding sequence ATGTTAATTGCATTATCAGTTGGTGGATCCATTCTTGCAAAGGACTTGAGTCCTGAGAGCTTCCGTGCCTATGCCGAAGTGCTCAAAAGCTTGGCTAAAGAACATAAACTTGTAGTCGTTACTGGCGGCGGTGTTGCTGCTAGGGATTATATCAGGATTGCAAGGAGCTTGGGAGCTAATGAAACAGAATCTGATTACATTGGCATCTCAATAACCCGTTTGAATGCGCAGTTACTTATTACTGCATTGGGAGATGATGCATATCCGGAGCCTCCATGTGATTACAAGGAAGCCTGGAAAGCACTTTCCTCAGGCAAGATCGTTGTTATGGGAGGTGTAATCCCAGGACAGACCACCGATGCTGTGACGGCTATTGTAGCTGAATATCTTCAAGCTGACCTTATTGTTATTGCGACATCCGTTGACGGCGTATATTCCGCTGATCCAAAGAAGGATCCTAATGCGGTCAAATATAAGACAATTACAGCTAAAGAACTTGTGAATATAGTGATCTCCACTGAGATGAAAGCCGGTTCCCAGTCGCCTGTAGATCCCCTGGCAGCCAAGATCATAGAGCGCTCAAACATTAATACCATTGTTATGCATGGAGCAGACCCTGAGAAAGTAGCAGATGTAATTATGCAGGAAAGTATTGGCTCCACATCTAAAGAAGTTCATCTTGGCACAAGGATCGTAGGGTAA